In one window of Aphidius gifuensis isolate YNYX2018 linkage group LG4, ASM1490517v1, whole genome shotgun sequence DNA:
- the LOC122853767 gene encoding uncharacterized protein LOC122853767 — MINDQKFIWDDFYKSVVPLGTDKQDKIKSQKTNKTILKKSKLYCPHGYLILNISDTLNPEEKIRFRKCYQRKIKIPDIIILKDIKNLVLFLIKTPINKEFVKFFHLNIVDRFLRCLIMYFQLYIDIWNEHFNNKLKIKKLQNPFAGGKRITHCNELKILRCILAKEYCDIITGCDESINFHHMKTSYGKIILSVQSQGEKDLRLYEILLSISHRIVWIALKRQNFNLIEIEIHRLFCTDSYNSAKRKYGDVIYQNIQNDDIEILHGKQIDNKNKLLKNSTLPKLIINDADDYRILSLGIIDAEFKDPRIVYLKNCLLAKEESLQSMNINIGILGHPRSNYDIMLCPIGLSSHSNKDDDDEDDKDDNWQTRKSSTNENIKKASIIEDKFTNMPEYSSDTEIIDKFPVKIINNNS, encoded by the exons ATGATTAATGATCAAAAATTCATATgggatgatttttataaaagtgtTGTTCCATTGGG GACTGataaacaagataaaattaaaagtcaaaaaacaaataagactattttaaaaaaatcaaagctaTATTGTCCCCatggttatttaattttaaatatttcagatACTTTAAATCCAGAAGAAAAG ATACGTTTTCGTAAATGTTATCaacgtaaaattaaaataccagatataataattttaaaagacattaaaaatttagtattatttttaataaaaacaccaattaataaagaatttgtaaaattttttcatttaaatattgttgatcgTTTTTTAAGATGTCttattatgtattttcaattatatattgacataTGGAATGagcattttaataataaattaaaaattaaaaaattacaaaatccaTTTGCTGGTGGTAAACGTATAACACAttgtaatgaattaaaaatattaagatgTATTTTAGCTAAAGAATATTGTGATATTATAACTGGTTGTGATGaaagtattaattttcatcatatgAAAACATCATatggtaaaattatattatcagtACAATCACAAGGTGAAAAAGATTTAcgtttatatgaaattttactaAGTATTTCTCATAGAATTGTATGGATTGCATTGAAacgacaaaattttaatttaattgaaattgaaattcaTCGTTTATTTTGTACTGATTCTTATAATTCAGCTAAACGTAAATATGGTGatgttatttatcaaaatattcaaaatgatgatattgaaattttacatggtaaacaaattgataataaaaataaattattaaaaaattcaacgctaccaaaattgataattaatgatgctgatgattATAGAATATTATCTTTAG gAATAATTGATGCTGAGTTTAAGGATCCtcgtattgtttatttaaaaaattgtcttttgGCCAAGGAAGAGTCATTACAAagtatgaatattaatattggaaTACTTGGTCATCCAAGATCTAATTATGACATAATGCTTTGTCCAATTGGTTTGTCTAGCCACTCCaataaagatgatgatgatgaagatgataaaGATGACAATTGGCAAACAAGAAAAAgttcaacaaatgaaaatattaaaaaagcaagt ATTATCGaagataaatttacaaatatgcCAGAGTATAGCTCAGATACAGaaattatagataaatttccagtgaaaataataaataataattcataa